A genomic stretch from Lysobacter soyae includes:
- the glyA gene encoding serine hydroxymethyltransferase, whose protein sequence is MFSRDVTIAKFDPDLARAIAGENQRQEDHVELIASENYTSPAVMEAQGSQLTNKYAEGYPGKRYYGGCEFVDVAEQLAIDRLKELYDCDYANVQPHSGSQANQAVYFALLSPGDTILGMSLAHGGHLTHGASVNISGKLFNAVQYGVNDQGLIDYDEVERLAVEHKPKMLVGGFSAYSQVVDWKRMRDIADKVGAIFFVDMAHVAGLIAAGVYPSPVPHAHVVTSTTHKTLRGPRGGIIIAKNPSEEIAKKLQSIVFPGIQGGPLMHVIAAKAVAFKEALDPAFKAYQTQVVKNAQAMAKVIISRGYKIVSGGTENHLMLVDMIGKDVSGKEAEEALGRAHITVNKNSVPNDPRKPFVTSGLRLGTPAVTTRGYLEPDCIALANWICDVLDNPKDENVINGVRENVEKQCKQFPVYG, encoded by the coding sequence ATGTTTTCGCGTGATGTGACGATTGCCAAGTTCGACCCCGACCTCGCCCGCGCCATCGCCGGTGAAAACCAGCGTCAGGAGGATCACGTCGAGCTGATCGCATCGGAAAACTACACCAGCCCCGCGGTGATGGAAGCGCAGGGCAGTCAGCTCACCAACAAGTACGCGGAAGGCTATCCGGGCAAGCGCTACTACGGCGGCTGTGAATTCGTCGACGTCGCCGAACAACTGGCGATCGATCGTCTCAAGGAACTTTACGATTGCGATTACGCGAACGTGCAACCTCACTCCGGTTCGCAAGCCAATCAAGCGGTGTACTTCGCACTGCTGAGCCCCGGCGACACCATCCTCGGCATGAGCTTGGCGCACGGCGGACACCTCACCCACGGCGCCAGCGTCAATATCAGCGGCAAGCTGTTCAACGCGGTGCAATACGGCGTCAACGACCAAGGCCTGATCGACTACGACGAGGTCGAGCGTTTGGCGGTCGAACACAAACCGAAAATGTTGGTGGGCGGATTCTCGGCCTATTCGCAAGTGGTGGATTGGAAGCGCATGCGTGACATCGCCGACAAAGTCGGTGCGATTTTCTTCGTCGATATGGCGCACGTGGCGGGCTTGATCGCCGCCGGTGTCTATCCGAGCCCGGTGCCGCACGCCCATGTCGTCACTTCCACCACGCATAAGACCCTGCGCGGTCCGCGTGGCGGCATCATCATCGCCAAAAACCCGTCCGAAGAGATCGCCAAAAAGCTGCAATCGATTGTATTTCCGGGCATCCAAGGCGGTCCGTTGATGCACGTCATTGCCGCCAAGGCTGTGGCGTTCAAGGAAGCCCTCGATCCGGCTTTCAAGGCTTACCAAACCCAAGTGGTGAAGAACGCCCAAGCCATGGCGAAGGTGATCATTTCGCGCGGCTACAAAATCGTGTCCGGCGGCACGGAAAACCATTTGATGTTGGTGGACATGATCGGTAAAGACGTGAGCGGCAAAGAGGCTGAAGAAGCACTCGGTCGCGCGCATATCACCGTCAACAAGAATTCGGTGCCGAATGATCCGCGCAAGCCCTTTGTCACTTCGGGTCTGCGTTTGGGCACGCCGGCCGTCACCACGCGCGGCTATCTGGAGCCCGATTGCATTGCGTTGGCCAACTGGATCTGCGATGTGCTCGACAACCCGAAAGATGAGAACGTCATCAACGGAGTGCGTGAAAACGTCGAGAAGCAGTGCAAACAATTCCCGGTCTACGGCTGA